ATAAGCGTCGTAATATTCGAGTCAATAATAGTTGCCATGGCACGCGAGTAACCAGCATCAACTGCGGAAAATACCTTTTTCCCAAGTCGTAGTTCTTCCTTAATGCGTTCGTATATGAGCACATTAGCATCCACCGCCATGCCCAACGTTAAGGCTATACCAGCAATACCTGGTAGTGTCAGAGTTGCTTGCAGGACTGATAGTGCGGCTATCAAGATAATCATATTGAACACAAGAGCTGTATTGGCAACCCCACCAAAACTTGCGTATGCAATAAACATAAATATGGCCACAAGGATAATAGCAAGAACTGTTGCCCTTTCACCTGCTTCGATAGAGTCCGCCCCTAATCCAGGCCCGATTGTTCTTTCCTCTAAGATCGTCAAAGGCGCTGGCAAAGCTCCAGCCCGTAATAACAAGGCCAAATCACTGGCTTGCTGAACAGTAAATCTCCCCGAGATCTGACCACTCCCCCCCATAATTGGTTCATTTATTACGGGAGCACTTATAACCTTGTTATCAAGAATAATAGCAAATTGCCGGCCCACATTCTGTCTTGTTGCTTCACCAAATTTTCTGGCACCAACAGAATCAAACCGAAATGTCACAACTGGAAAACCTTCGTTAAACCCCGGCTGAGAATCTACAAGCATTTCACCACTAACAACGACAGTCTTCCTGATTACGTAAGGAATGGTGCTATCTCCGGCATGTTCCATAAGAATCTCTGAACCTGGAGGCAGCCTGCCCTCTTGTGCCTCTTCGACCGAGGCTCCATGATCTACCATTCGGAAGGCAAGTTTCGCCGTTTGCCCCAATAGCTTCTTAATTCGTGACGGATCGCCAAGCCCGGGAAGCTGGA
The sequence above is a segment of the Alphaproteobacteria bacterium genome. Coding sequences within it:
- the secD gene encoding protein translocase subunit SecD — its product is MLHIPKWKIVLIIATCVLGILYALPNLLSSETADELPSWIPHEQVNLGLDLQGGSYLLLEVDLQAVLKERMISLSDAVRTTLRKERIKYTGLHVEKDAVIFKLMNGQDEALRDKVYKLLFKLEPNDGEASVTSDGNGRLVLSAQALALREKAAMEQTREIVQRRIDETGTREPLIQQQGTDRILIQLPGLGDPSRIKKLLGQTAKLAFRMVDHGASVEEAQEGRLPPGSEILMEHAGDSTIPYVIRKTVVVSGEMLVDSQPGFNEGFPVVTFRFDSVGARKFGEATRQNVGRQFAIILDNKVISAPVINEPIMGGSGQISGRFTVQQASDLALLLRAGALPAPLTILEERTIGPGLGADSIEAGERATVLAIILVAIFMFIAYASFGGVANTALVFNMIILIAALSVLQATLTLPGIAGIALTLGMAVDANVLIYERIKEELRLGKKVFSAVDAGYSRAMATIIDSNITTLIGAMFLYQFGTGPIRGFAVTLALGIIISMFTSISLTRLIVVTYIKWKRPQTLSI